Proteins encoded in a region of the Streptomyces sp. NBC_00258 genome:
- a CDS encoding ATP-binding protein, protein MASVIPSAPLGTDAAEDRSGLGAAAGACPETAAERRFRFELAAHPGSAAQARHLTRARLSGWSVCEDTCDTAELVVSELVTNAIVHTASRHVVCELHDGGDLVRIAVRDEGCAPGEPHPSPQRPEEEHGRGLLLVAAMCTAWGAQETGPGLLVWAELPRSANNGAEPRSDLGWSARSRPAPAGSSPTGEHAHAKPNGSQPPPAGHDW, encoded by the coding sequence GTGGCAAGCGTGATTCCGTCCGCGCCGTTAGGAACAGACGCAGCCGAAGACCGGTCCGGTCTCGGTGCCGCCGCTGGGGCTTGCCCCGAGACGGCCGCCGAGCGCCGGTTCCGCTTCGAGCTGGCCGCTCATCCGGGCTCCGCAGCACAGGCCCGGCATCTGACGCGTGCCCGGCTCTCGGGCTGGTCGGTCTGTGAGGACACGTGCGACACGGCGGAGCTCGTCGTCTCCGAACTGGTCACCAACGCCATAGTGCACACGGCGAGCCGCCATGTGGTGTGCGAGCTGCACGACGGCGGTGACCTGGTACGGATAGCCGTCCGTGACGAGGGATGTGCGCCGGGTGAGCCCCACCCGTCGCCACAGCGTCCCGAGGAGGAGCACGGGAGGGGACTGCTTCTCGTCGCGGCGATGTGCACAGCCTGGGGCGCCCAGGAGACCGGTCCCGGACTGCTGGTCTGGGCCGAACTGCCGCGCTCGGCGAACAACGGCGCCGAGCCGCGGTCGGACCTGGGCTGGAGTGCGAGGAGCCGGCCGGCCCCAGCCGGCTCCTCGCCGACCGGGGAACACGCGCACGCGAAGCCGAACGGCTCGCAGCCGCCCCCGGCCGGGCACGACTGGTAG
- a CDS encoding helix-turn-helix domain-containing protein — MSEPRSAPTVGQVVLGRRLLDLRERAGLKREEAARILRVTSATVRRMEMAEVALKIPYLQLLLKSYGVSDEEAEAFVALAEEANQPGWWQRFHDILPGWFSMYVSLEGAAVLIRSYEPHFVPGVLQTEEYARGVMESGAIGQTRPEDIERHVALRMQRQELLTREGAPRFWAVMDETAVRRPVGGPEVMRAQIDRLLEATKLPNVTLQIAPFSSGPHAGTYGPFVLFRFAMPELPDMVYSEYLTGAVYLDGRTEVATHLEVMDRMAAQAATAHRTKEILLDLRKEL; from the coding sequence GTGAGCGAGCCGCGGTCCGCGCCGACGGTCGGGCAGGTCGTCCTCGGACGGCGCCTGCTTGACCTGCGGGAACGCGCGGGGCTCAAGCGCGAGGAGGCAGCGCGCATCCTGCGCGTCACCTCCGCCACCGTCCGCCGCATGGAGATGGCCGAGGTAGCGCTCAAAATCCCGTACCTCCAGCTCCTGCTGAAGTCGTACGGCGTCTCCGACGAAGAGGCCGAGGCCTTCGTCGCCCTGGCCGAGGAGGCGAACCAGCCGGGCTGGTGGCAGCGCTTCCACGACATCCTGCCGGGCTGGTTCTCGATGTACGTGAGCCTGGAGGGCGCGGCCGTCCTCATCCGCTCGTACGAACCCCACTTCGTTCCAGGAGTGCTGCAGACCGAGGAGTACGCGCGTGGCGTCATGGAATCCGGCGCCATCGGCCAGACCAGACCCGAGGACATCGAGCGCCATGTGGCGCTGCGCATGCAACGCCAGGAGCTGCTGACGCGCGAGGGCGCGCCCCGGTTCTGGGCCGTGATGGACGAGACCGCCGTGCGCCGCCCCGTCGGCGGCCCCGAGGTCATGCGCGCCCAGATCGACAGGCTGCTCGAGGCCACGAAGCTGCCCAACGTGACACTGCAGATCGCCCCCTTCTCCTCGGGGCCGCACGCGGGCACGTACGGGCCCTTCGTGCTGTTCCGCTTTGCCATGCCCGAACTTCCGGACATGGTCTACAGCGAGTACCTGACCGGCGCCGTCTACCTGGACGGACGTACCGAGGTGGCAACCCATCTCGAGGTCATGGACCGCATGGCGGCGCAGGCCGCCACGGCACATCGCACGAAGGAGATCCTGTTGGATCTCCGCAAGGAGCTGTGA
- a CDS encoding DUF397 domain-containing protein, translating to MDRIKTRIRNARIYNGMPARELGSEGWHKPWSGGNGGNCLEAMKLSDGRIAVRQSADPDGPALIYTPGEMTAFIQGAKAGEADFLLS from the coding sequence ATGGATCGCATCAAGACCCGGATACGCAACGCGCGGATCTACAACGGCATGCCCGCCAGGGAACTGGGCAGCGAGGGCTGGCACAAGCCGTGGAGCGGTGGCAACGGCGGCAACTGCCTGGAGGCGATGAAGCTCTCCGACGGCCGGATCGCGGTCCGTCAGTCGGCGGATCCGGACGGGCCCGCCCTCATCTACACCCCCGGCGAGATGACCGCGTTCATCCAGGGAGCCAAGGCGGGGGAGGCCGACTTCCTGCTCTCCTGA
- a CDS encoding fused DSP-PTPase phosphatase/NAD kinase-like protein, with translation MRSEATVVDLRAEDLSASQPAGPGRAGLDAVRLPIRDGQTPTPHQVRRFLSVVGAAPGPVFVHCGAGVGRTGTMAEAYLVQAGQESPSAAVRRNLAVGPPSIEQICYALSLGQDRAEQPPFPIVAVSRLVDAPRRMWSWW, from the coding sequence GTGAGGAGTGAGGCCACGGTCGTCGACCTGCGGGCCGAGGACCTGAGCGCCTCCCAGCCGGCCGGGCCGGGCAGGGCGGGTCTCGATGCCGTACGGCTGCCGATCCGGGACGGACAGACCCCGACGCCGCACCAGGTACGACGCTTCCTGAGCGTCGTGGGCGCGGCCCCGGGGCCGGTGTTCGTGCACTGTGGGGCGGGTGTGGGCCGTACGGGGACGATGGCCGAGGCGTATCTCGTGCAGGCCGGGCAGGAGTCCCCGTCGGCGGCGGTCCGGCGCAATCTCGCGGTCGGACCGCCTTCGATAGAGCAGATCTGTTACGCGCTGAGCCTCGGCCAGGACCGCGCCGAGCAGCCGCCTTTCCCGATCGTGGCGGTGAGCCGGCTGGTGGACGCGCCTCGGCGCATGTGGTCCTGGTGGTGA
- the pdxR gene encoding MocR-like pyridoxine biosynthesis transcription factor PdxR, whose product MTDSWVNSAERIGADLHLELSGPGGRRAALIRALREAVRSGRLAPGTRLPPYRSLAADLGVARNTVADAYAELVAEGWLTARQGSGTLVAERAEPLGAHARVPKKAPPRARGPRHDLRQGTPDASSFPRAAWLASYRRALRQAPNEVFGPGDPAGRIELRVALTEYLARARGVRTEPGRIVICSGFAHALRLLFPTVLRGPLAVESYGLAFHRELLTAAGVRTVPLPLDEDGAQVDGLGRERAVLLTPAHQFPTGGPLHPARRAAVIDWARARGGVILEDDYDGEFRYDRKPVGAVQGLDPERVVHIGSVSKSLSPALRLGWMVLPERYVEGVLEVKGEREAWASVLDQLTLADFVASGSYDRHVRRMRQRYRRRRDRLVDALAVHAPHVEVTGIAAGLHAVLRLPPGSEQSAVKAAVWQGLALDGLAEFRHPEAVMAAPDGLVVGYATPSEHAYGAALDALCAALPPP is encoded by the coding sequence ATGACAGATTCATGGGTCAATTCGGCGGAGCGCATCGGGGCCGACCTGCATCTGGAACTGTCAGGTCCGGGTGGCCGCCGCGCAGCTCTGATCCGCGCCCTGCGCGAGGCGGTCCGCAGCGGGCGCCTCGCCCCGGGCACCCGTCTCCCTCCGTACCGCTCGCTCGCCGCCGACCTGGGCGTGGCCCGCAACACGGTCGCCGACGCGTACGCCGAGCTCGTGGCCGAGGGCTGGCTGACCGCGCGGCAGGGTTCGGGCACCCTGGTCGCCGAGCGGGCCGAGCCGCTGGGCGCGCACGCGCGCGTACCCAAAAAGGCACCCCCACGCGCGCGTGGACCGCGCCACGACCTGCGGCAGGGCACGCCGGACGCTTCGTCGTTCCCGCGCGCCGCGTGGCTTGCCTCATACCGGCGGGCTCTGCGGCAGGCCCCCAACGAGGTGTTCGGGCCCGGTGATCCCGCCGGCCGGATCGAACTGCGGGTGGCGCTCACGGAGTACCTGGCACGCGCGCGTGGCGTCCGTACGGAGCCGGGGCGGATCGTGATCTGCTCGGGCTTCGCGCACGCCCTGCGGCTGCTGTTCCCCACGGTGCTGCGGGGCCCGCTGGCCGTCGAGTCGTACGGCCTCGCCTTCCACCGCGAGTTGCTGACGGCGGCGGGCGTACGGACCGTCCCCCTGCCGCTCGACGAGGACGGGGCCCAGGTCGACGGTCTGGGCAGGGAGCGGGCCGTACTGCTCACGCCCGCGCACCAGTTCCCGACCGGTGGACCGCTGCATCCCGCGCGGCGGGCCGCCGTGATCGACTGGGCACGCGCGCGTGGAGGGGTGATTCTGGAGGACGACTACGACGGCGAATTCCGCTACGACCGCAAGCCCGTGGGGGCCGTACAGGGCCTGGACCCGGAGCGGGTCGTCCACATCGGCTCGGTCAGCAAGAGCCTGTCGCCCGCGTTGCGGCTGGGCTGGATGGTCCTTCCGGAGCGGTACGTCGAGGGGGTCCTGGAGGTCAAGGGCGAGCGGGAGGCGTGGGCGAGCGTCCTGGACCAGCTGACGCTCGCGGACTTCGTCGCCTCGGGGTCGTACGACCGTCATGTGCGGCGGATGCGCCAGCGGTACCGGAGGCGGCGGGACCGGCTGGTCGACGCGCTCGCCGTGCACGCGCCGCATGTCGAGGTCACCGGGATCGCGGCCGGGCTCCACGCGGTGCTGCGGCTGCCGCCCGGAAGCGAGCAGTCCGCGGTGAAGGCCGCCGTGTGGCAGGGCCTCGCGCTGGACGGGCTCGCGGAGTTCCGGCACCCGGAGGCGGTCATGGCCGCGCCGGACGGTCTGGTCGTGGGCTACGCGACGCCTTCGGAGCATGCGTACGGGGCCGCGCTCGATGCGTTGTGCGCGGCGCTGCCGCCACCGTGA
- a CDS encoding carboxymuconolactone decarboxylase family protein: MTTNTTHMTTNTTTNTTADAAHAGTRTSEGTAVADNARINFAKAAPKAFRALVGFDIAAREGLDPALVELIQIRASHLNHCAYCLHMHTNDARKAGESEDRLHMVAVWREAPHFFTEKERAALALTEAVTLVADGGVPADVYAEAAARFDEKELAQVLALIFAINTWNRVALATAKMAGTDER, encoded by the coding sequence ATGACGACGAACACGACGCACATGACGACGAACACGACGACGAACACGACGGCAGACGCGGCGCACGCCGGCACCAGGACCTCGGAGGGGACGGCAGTGGCCGACAACGCCCGGATCAACTTCGCGAAGGCCGCTCCCAAGGCGTTCCGCGCCCTCGTCGGCTTCGACATCGCGGCCCGCGAGGGGCTCGACCCGGCCCTCGTCGAACTGATCCAGATCCGCGCCTCGCACCTCAACCACTGCGCGTACTGCCTCCACATGCACACCAATGACGCGCGCAAGGCCGGCGAGTCCGAGGACCGGCTGCACATGGTCGCCGTGTGGCGCGAGGCCCCGCACTTCTTCACCGAGAAGGAGCGCGCGGCCCTCGCTCTGACGGAGGCGGTGACCCTTGTCGCCGACGGCGGCGTCCCGGCCGACGTCTACGCCGAGGCCGCTGCCCGGTTCGACGAAAAGGAACTGGCTCAGGTGCTGGCACTGATCTTCGCGATCAACACCTGGAACCGGGTCGCCCTGGCGACGGCGAAGATGGCGGGGACGGACGAACGCTGA
- a CDS encoding glutamate synthase subunit beta gives MADPKGFLNASREEWPRRPIGERVHDWDEVYVPGALLPIIRTQADRCMDCGVPFCHEACPLGNLIPEWNDLVSREDWRAASDRLHATNNFPEFTGRLCPAPCEAGCVLAINQPAVTIKNVEVAIADRAWEDGFAPPRPPDRLSGRTVAVIGSGPTGLAAAQQLTRAGHTVAVYERDDRIGGLMRYGIPEFKMEKRHLERRVAQMRAEGTKFRTSTAVGRNVGAAELRARYDAVVLAVGATAWRELPVPGRELSGIHQAMEYLPLANRVCEGDLESSPLSAAGRHVVIVGGGDTGADCLGTAVREGARSVTQLDIYAQPGVERDEDADPWPVYPKIYRLSAAHEEARDLETAPAADADARLFAASTLRFTGDAAGRVRSLHLVEVDAERRPRPGSGRVLPADLVLLALGFSGPDRSDGLVDQLGLALDPRGTITRDADFATNVPGVYAAGDAARGQSLIVWAIAEGRAVAAAVDRHLTGTSQLPAPIGPYDRPMTA, from the coding sequence GTGGCCGATCCCAAGGGTTTCCTCAATGCCTCCCGCGAGGAGTGGCCGCGGCGCCCCATCGGGGAGCGGGTCCACGACTGGGACGAGGTGTACGTCCCGGGGGCTCTGCTGCCGATCATCCGCACGCAGGCCGACCGCTGCATGGACTGCGGTGTCCCGTTCTGCCACGAGGCCTGTCCGCTGGGCAATCTGATCCCCGAATGGAACGACCTGGTCTCGCGCGAGGACTGGCGGGCGGCGAGCGACCGGCTGCACGCGACGAACAACTTTCCCGAGTTCACCGGCCGGTTGTGCCCCGCGCCGTGCGAGGCGGGCTGCGTCCTGGCGATCAACCAGCCGGCGGTCACCATCAAGAACGTCGAGGTCGCCATCGCCGACCGGGCCTGGGAGGACGGGTTCGCGCCGCCGCGGCCGCCGGACCGGCTGTCCGGCAGGACGGTCGCGGTGATCGGCTCGGGGCCCACCGGGCTCGCCGCGGCGCAGCAGCTGACCCGGGCCGGGCACACGGTCGCCGTGTACGAGCGGGACGACCGGATCGGCGGGCTGATGCGGTACGGGATCCCCGAGTTCAAGATGGAGAAGCGGCATTTGGAACGGCGGGTCGCCCAGATGCGGGCGGAGGGAACGAAGTTCCGTACGTCGACAGCCGTCGGCCGGAACGTCGGGGCGGCCGAGTTGCGGGCCAGGTACGACGCGGTCGTCCTTGCCGTGGGTGCCACGGCCTGGCGTGAACTGCCGGTTCCCGGGCGGGAGTTGAGCGGCATCCATCAGGCGATGGAGTATCTGCCGCTGGCCAACCGGGTGTGCGAGGGGGATCTGGAGTCGTCACCGCTGTCGGCGGCGGGCAGGCATGTCGTGATCGTCGGCGGTGGTGACACGGGTGCCGACTGTCTGGGTACGGCGGTACGCGAGGGCGCGAGGTCCGTGACGCAGCTGGACATCTACGCGCAGCCGGGCGTGGAGCGCGACGAGGACGCCGACCCGTGGCCGGTGTACCCGAAGATCTACCGGCTGTCGGCGGCGCACGAGGAGGCCCGGGACCTGGAGACGGCGCCCGCGGCGGACGCGGACGCGCGGCTCTTCGCGGCGTCGACGCTCCGTTTCACCGGTGATGCGGCCGGTCGGGTGCGTTCGCTGCATCTCGTCGAGGTCGACGCGGAGCGCCGCCCGCGCCCCGGGAGCGGGCGGGTGCTCCCCGCAGACCTCGTGCTGCTCGCTCTCGGTTTCTCCGGGCCCGACCGCTCCGACGGCCTCGTCGATCAGCTCGGACTCGCGCTCGATCCCCGTGGCACGATCACCCGCGACGCGGACTTCGCGACGAACGTACCCGGCGTGTACGCCGCGGGGGATGCCGCGCGCGGCCAGTCCCTGATCGTGTGGGCGATCGCCGAGGGGCGGGCGGTGGCGGCGGCGGTGGACCGCCATCTGACGGGCACCTCTCAGCTGCCGGCGCCGATCGGGCCGTACGACCGCCCGATGACCGCGTAG
- a CDS encoding anthrone oxygenase family protein, whose product MIEGPYFVITLVGVLGTGLVAGVFCGFSTFVMKGLAALPPAQGVAAMQAINVTALMPAFMFVFIGSAVMCAVLAVVTFVLWPDEGTVAMLLGSALYLFGCFGVTIAANVPRNNKLATMEAGTPEAVAYWPTYVSEWSMWNHVRTVASAAASISYVLALT is encoded by the coding sequence ATGATCGAGGGACCGTACTTCGTCATCACCTTGGTGGGGGTGCTCGGCACCGGGCTGGTGGCCGGTGTTTTCTGTGGGTTCTCGACGTTCGTGATGAAGGGGCTCGCCGCGCTGCCGCCGGCGCAGGGAGTCGCCGCCATGCAGGCGATCAACGTGACCGCGCTGATGCCGGCGTTCATGTTCGTGTTCATAGGTTCTGCAGTGATGTGTGCCGTGCTCGCGGTGGTCACCTTCGTGCTGTGGCCCGACGAGGGCACGGTGGCGATGCTGCTGGGCAGTGCGCTGTATCTGTTCGGCTGTTTCGGGGTCACGATCGCGGCGAACGTCCCACGCAACAACAAGCTGGCCACGATGGAGGCCGGTACGCCGGAGGCCGTCGCGTACTGGCCCACGTATGTGAGCGAGTGGTCGATGTGGAACCACGTCCGCACGGTCGCGTCGGCCGCCGCGTCGATCTCGTACGTACTGGCGCTGACCTGA